A window of the Canis lupus baileyi chromosome 8, mCanLup2.hap1, whole genome shotgun sequence genome harbors these coding sequences:
- the CLDN3 gene encoding claudin-3: MSMGLEIAGTSLAVLGWLSTIVCCALPMWRVTAFIGSSIITAQITWEGLWMNCVVQSTGQMQCKVYDSLLALPQDLQAARALIVVSILLAAFGLLVALVGAQCTNCVQDDTAKAKITIVAGVLFLLAALLTLVPVSWSANTIIRDFYNPLVPDAQKREMGAGLYVGWAAAALQLLGGALLCCSCPPRDKKYAPTKIVYSAPRSAGPGTSTAYDRKDYV; the protein is encoded by the coding sequence ATGTCCATGGGCCTGGAGATCGCGGGCACGTCGCTGGCCGTGCTGGGCTGGCTGAGCACCATCGTGTGCTGCGCGCTGCCCATGTGGCGCGTGACGGCCTTCATCGGCAGCAGCATCATCACGGCGCAGATCACCTGGGAGGGCCTGTGGATGAACTGCGTGGTGCAGAGCACCGGCCAGATGCAGTGCAAGGTGTACGACTCGCTGCTGGCGCTGCCGCAGGACCTGCAGGCGGCCCGCGCCCTCATCGTCGTGTCCATCCTGCTGGCCGCCTTCGGGCTCCTCGTGGCACTCGTGGGCGCCCAGTGCACCAACTGCGTGCAGGACGACACGGCCAAGGCCAAGATCACCATCGTGGCGGGAGTGCTCTTCCTGCTGGCCGCCTTGCTCACCCTGGTGCCGGTGTCCTGGTCGGCCAACACCATCATCCGGGACTTCTACAACCCGCTGGTGCCGGACGCGCAGAAGCGGGAGATGGGCGCGGGCCTGTACGTGGGCTGGGCGGCCGCGGCTCTGCAGCTGCTGGGGGGCGCGCTGCTCTGCTGCTCCTGCCCGCCGCGCGACAAGAAGTACGCGCCCACCAAGATCGTCTACTCCGCGCCGCGCTCCGCCGGCCCCGGCACCAGCACAGCCTACGACCGCAAGGACTACGTGTGA